The sequence ATGGTTTAAAGAATACACATCGACTAAAAGAAGAGGAGATTTACTTGTAATCTATAATCTTCAAAATTTAAACACAGGAACAAGTCGTGTGCTGTACGAAATTTTAGAAATACTGAAATCGTATAAACTTTTAGGGGCAAATGTAAAAATAAAATGGAATTTTATCGGTAAACCTGAAATCCATATTGATGACATTATTGACTTAACCTCTGACTTTGGTATTGACATAGAGGCTATTACAGAATAGCTCTTTATTTTAGCATTTACAAAAAAGAACTTCAAATAAAATTTACAAAACATTTTCGTTTAAAAAGCAGAATTATTTTGGCAGTTTAAAACAAAGTTATTATCTTTGCGAGCCGAAAATAACAGATAAAAATATATTGCGGGGTGGAGCAGTTGGTAGCTCGTCGGGCTCATAACCCGAAGGTCGTAGGTTCAAGTCCTTCCCCCGCTACTAAGAAAGCCCTCTGACTAATTATAGCAGAGGGCTTTTTAATTTTAAGAGCAACAAAACAGTAACAAATAATTTTAACGGTATTCATAAGACAAAATGTTCAAATGTTAAGTGAAACATAAGTGAAACATTTTGCCGAAAAATTGAAATAACTATCTTTTTTCCTTTTACAGAAAAACAAGTAACGCCCTAAATATAAAAAGATTGAAGAAATATGTTTCAT comes from Bacteroidales bacterium and encodes:
- a CDS encoding DUF1987 domain-containing protein, producing the protein MNNLLISEDRKGNEVFPNIELNAETGICSISGNSYMQDVRLFFKPVIEWFKEYTSTKRRGDLLVIYNLQNLNTGTSRVLYEILEILKSYKLLGANVKIKWNFIGKPEIHIDDIIDLTSDFGIDIEAITE